The following are from one region of the Cloacibacterium sp. TD35 genome:
- a CDS encoding murein hydrolase activator EnvC family protein has product MMHKKLSLLLGLLAFSIFFSQQGRKEQLQKQNSELKRQIATINATLAKARGEAKLSLAYLNDVNKKIALRERVYNNTQKEKRFIEDDIYLRQLEINKFNRELKVLRKEYADILVKAYKNKGVQNKVTFILSSRDLGEALRRVQYIKQYGEYQDKKAAEINQKAAQIKKSIGLKQKSVKEKENLLNKQKQELAVIQVERKQKEVLLEEFKKNEAKLVAELKTKQAENKKVENAIRNLINEEIKAAKAKAEADKKAEAERIRLAKIAAEKEKAKIDAAKKAETERLATEKKKAEEEERKAAKIAREKAEAERIAKEKNDAKKIAIAEKEKKESEEKANAAKAKADEARNASQALADKTDKEKAAVEEKKMKDFGVGAITAGSNFAANKGKMSFPVPSGQVTERFGRQPHPVFKGITIENNGIKVVVPNGSKARCVFPGVVSNILVSGGAKTVLVKHGDYFSIYGNLENVNVAKNQQVSAGTTIGSIGTDFDGNFALDFQIWNGANPVNPLDWVSY; this is encoded by the coding sequence ATGATGCATAAGAAACTGAGTTTATTATTAGGATTACTAGCCTTTAGCATTTTCTTTTCTCAACAAGGAAGAAAAGAACAACTGCAAAAACAAAATTCAGAGCTAAAAAGACAAATTGCTACCATTAATGCTACTCTTGCAAAAGCCAGAGGAGAAGCAAAACTATCTCTTGCTTACCTTAATGATGTCAATAAAAAAATTGCACTCCGAGAAAGAGTTTATAATAACACTCAGAAAGAGAAAAGATTCATAGAAGATGACATCTACCTCCGTCAGTTAGAAATCAATAAATTTAACCGTGAACTAAAAGTTCTTCGTAAAGAATATGCTGATATTCTAGTAAAAGCATACAAGAACAAAGGTGTTCAAAACAAAGTAACCTTCATTCTTTCTTCCAGAGATTTAGGCGAAGCACTAAGAAGAGTACAATACATCAAGCAATACGGAGAATATCAAGATAAAAAAGCAGCTGAGATTAATCAAAAAGCAGCTCAAATCAAAAAATCCATCGGCTTAAAGCAAAAATCTGTAAAAGAAAAAGAAAACCTTCTTAATAAACAAAAACAAGAACTCGCTGTAATTCAGGTAGAAAGAAAACAAAAAGAAGTACTTCTAGAAGAGTTTAAGAAAAATGAAGCAAAGCTGGTTGCTGAACTTAAAACAAAGCAAGCCGAAAATAAAAAGGTAGAAAATGCCATCAGAAATCTCATCAATGAAGAAATAAAAGCAGCTAAAGCTAAAGCAGAAGCAGATAAAAAAGCAGAAGCAGAAAGAATAAGATTGGCAAAAATTGCCGCTGAAAAAGAAAAAGCAAAAATAGATGCTGCAAAAAAAGCAGAAACAGAAAGATTAGCTACTGAAAAGAAAAAAGCAGAAGAAGAAGAAAGAAAGGCGGCTAAAATAGCACGTGAAAAAGCAGAAGCAGAAAGAATTGCTAAAGAAAAAAATGATGCTAAAAAAATAGCAATAGCAGAAAAAGAGAAAAAAGAATCTGAAGAAAAAGCAAATGCAGCTAAAGCAAAAGCAGATGAAGCGAGAAATGCATCTCAAGCATTGGCAGATAAAACAGATAAAGAAAAAGCAGCTGTAGAAGAGAAAAAAATGAAAGACTTCGGTGTGGGAGCAATTACCGCAGGAAGTAACTTCGCAGCGAATAAAGGAAAAATGTCTTTCCCTGTTCCTTCTGGACAGGTTACCGAAAGATTTGGCAGACAACCACACCCAGTTTTCAAAGGAATTACTATTGAAAATAACGGGATAAAGGTTGTAGTTCCAAATGGAAGTAAAGCCAGATGTGTATTCCCAGGTGTTGTGAGCAACATTTTGGTAAGTGGTGGCGCAAAAACAGTATTGGTTAAGCATGGAGATTATTTCAGCATCTATGGAAACTTAGAAAATGTAAATGTTGCCAAAAACCAACAAGTCTCTGCAGGAACCACAATTGGAAGCATCGGAACCGATTTTGATGGGAATTTCGCCCTTGATTTTCAAATTTGGAATGGAGCCAATCCAGTTAATCCATTAGATTGGGTTTCGTATTAA
- a CDS encoding DUF4292 domain-containing protein: MKNYILILISSLALLSCKARKTVEPTPAPAENVSSNKAFFETITKKDAFESLKITSKVNAETDKFIPTIDGTFYIENDQKIWANFSFLFMSQARANITPTGIKAYEKINKTYIDSNFDYINNLLKVNFIDYSALQNLLLGKTFIPVNEKDYTFLQNENGYLLNSAKNQIITVNGKTSEYKTSLEYSPELALKKVFLQDIKNNNSLEVSYNDYETLGSQKLPKSVKIIIKAQKTDQILIENTKFEFLKMETPFSIPTNYTKTEIK, from the coding sequence ATGAAAAATTATATACTTATCCTTATTTCATCATTAGCTTTATTATCTTGTAAAGCTAGAAAAACCGTAGAACCAACTCCAGCTCCTGCAGAAAATGTAAGTTCTAATAAAGCTTTTTTTGAAACAATTACTAAAAAAGATGCTTTTGAAAGTTTAAAAATTACCAGTAAAGTAAATGCGGAGACAGACAAATTTATTCCAACCATTGATGGAACATTTTACATAGAAAATGACCAAAAAATTTGGGCAAATTTCTCATTCCTTTTTATGTCTCAAGCAAGAGCCAATATTACTCCTACAGGAATCAAAGCCTACGAAAAAATAAATAAGACGTATATAGACTCTAATTTTGACTACATCAATAATCTTTTGAAAGTTAATTTCATAGATTACAGTGCTTTACAAAATTTACTTCTCGGTAAAACCTTTATTCCAGTCAATGAAAAAGATTATACTTTCTTACAAAATGAAAACGGTTATTTGCTTAATTCTGCTAAAAACCAAATCATCACGGTAAATGGCAAAACCAGTGAGTACAAAACTTCATTAGAATATTCTCCTGAATTGGCTTTGAAAAAGGTATTTTTACAAGATATTAAAAACAACAATAGCCTAGAAGTTAGCTATAATGATTATGAAACTTTAGGCTCACAAAAACTCCCAAAAAGTGTTAAAATAATTATAAAAGCACAGAAAACAGACCAAATTTTAATAGAAAATACGAAATTTGAATTTTTGAAGATGGAAACTCCTTTTTCCATTCCTACTAATTATACAAAGACAGAAATTAAATGA
- a CDS encoding lipopolysaccharide biosynthesis protein: protein MYKKLFGQTAIYGLSSVLVRIFPFLIAPIVTRAFGPAASSPFVDWYSIAGVITVFLTHGMETSFFRFAQEDDIDKKTLISTTALSILSVGFIYLILGYVFRQELANAFETPDQVNFLVIFLFILSFDAFSTIPSAVLRLEGRPIQYMLSKVIGSLVYFFLVVFFIKWLPKFPEGILGLKYNPEIGVGYVFIANLVQSIVTLAIVGKEFVNFSIKKFDFQLWKRIMNYSWPVMIAGLAGIVNQTLDRQFLKYLLPDKEARHQIGVYGAVYKIATFITVIRQAYQLGIEPYFFSSFKDKNNHKTYAVLMDVFVICNCLIYMGLMVNLQWISEKYLRNPLYYEGIEIIPMVMLGALFLGIYLNLSIWYKLSDQTRVGLYISIIGAAITVLINVLFIPEYGYWASATAALVTFTSMMVISYIWGRIKYPIPYNTGKVILYLFISVSLSMISFYYFRTNYIVGNLFLALFIGFVAFKEQAIIKRILKR, encoded by the coding sequence TTGTATAAAAAACTATTCGGACAGACTGCCATTTATGGCTTAAGTTCAGTATTAGTAAGGATTTTTCCTTTTCTCATCGCTCCTATTGTTACACGAGCATTTGGGCCAGCTGCATCTTCACCATTTGTAGATTGGTACTCTATTGCTGGAGTTATTACGGTTTTTTTAACACACGGAATGGAAACTTCGTTTTTTCGTTTTGCTCAAGAAGATGATATTGACAAAAAAACCTTAATCTCTACTACTGCACTTAGCATTCTTTCTGTAGGGTTCATTTATTTGATTTTAGGTTATGTTTTCAGACAAGAATTAGCAAACGCTTTTGAAACACCAGACCAAGTAAATTTTTTGGTCATTTTCTTATTCATTTTATCTTTTGATGCGTTTTCTACAATTCCTTCAGCGGTTTTAAGACTCGAAGGAAGACCTATACAATATATGCTTTCTAAAGTAATCGGTTCATTGGTTTACTTTTTTCTAGTGGTATTTTTCATCAAATGGTTGCCTAAATTTCCAGAGGGAATTCTTGGGCTAAAATATAATCCAGAAATTGGGGTAGGTTACGTTTTTATTGCCAATTTGGTTCAGAGTATTGTGACTTTGGCGATTGTGGGCAAAGAGTTTGTTAATTTCAGTATCAAAAAATTTGATTTTCAACTTTGGAAAAGAATTATGAATTATTCTTGGCCAGTAATGATTGCAGGTTTGGCTGGAATTGTAAACCAAACACTTGACAGACAGTTTCTTAAATATTTACTTCCTGATAAAGAAGCACGCCATCAGATTGGAGTTTATGGCGCTGTTTACAAAATAGCCACTTTTATTACGGTTATTAGGCAAGCTTATCAGTTAGGAATTGAGCCTTATTTTTTCAGCAGTTTCAAAGATAAAAACAATCACAAAACTTATGCAGTTTTGATGGACGTTTTCGTAATTTGTAATTGCTTAATTTACATGGGATTGATGGTAAATCTTCAATGGATTTCTGAAAAATACTTGAGAAATCCACTTTACTACGAAGGCATAGAAATAATTCCGATGGTGATGTTAGGTGCTTTATTTTTAGGGATTTATCTTAACCTTTCTATTTGGTACAAACTTTCAGACCAAACTAGAGTGGGTTTATATATTTCTATCATCGGAGCAGCAATTACAGTGCTCATTAACGTTCTTTTTATTCCAGAATATGGATATTGGGCAAGTGCAACTGCTGCATTAGTAACCTTCACGAGTATGATGGTAATTTCTTACATTTGGGGAAGAATAAAATATCCTATTCCTTATAACACAGGTAAAGTTATATTATACTTATTTATTTCGGTTTCTCTTTCTATGATTTCGTTTTATTATTTTAGAACCAATTATATTGTAGGGAACTTATTTTTAGCATTATTCATAGGTTTTGTAGCCTTTAAGGAACAAGCCATTATCAAAAGAATTTTAAAAAGATGA
- a CDS encoding twin-arginine translocase TatA/TatE family subunit, with protein sequence MISPIIILSLSWQHMLIVAVVLLLLFGGKKIPELMRGVGSGIKEFKDAVKEDEKKPEDKSQNPS encoded by the coding sequence ATGATTTCACCAATTATTATACTATCACTTTCTTGGCAGCATATGCTAATTGTTGCTGTAGTACTTTTATTACTTTTCGGAGGTAAAAAGATTCCTGAATTAATGAGAGGGGTTGGTAGCGGAATTAAAGAATTTAAAGACGCTGTAAAAGAAGACGAAAAAAAGCCAGAAGATAAATCTCAAAATCCTTCTTAA
- the dut gene encoding dUTP diphosphatase, with protein MTIKVINKSKHALPKYQTALSAGMDLYANISEPITLKSLERKLISTGLFISLPEGYEAQVRPRSGLALKNGITVLNTPGTIDADYRGEIGVILVNLSAEEFTINDGDRIAQMVIAKHETATWEEVDTLEETERGEGGFGSSGVAKK; from the coding sequence ATGACCATAAAAGTAATCAACAAATCAAAACACGCTTTACCAAAATACCAAACTGCACTTTCTGCAGGAATGGATTTATATGCTAACATTTCTGAACCCATAACGCTGAAATCTTTAGAGAGAAAATTAATCAGCACAGGTTTATTCATTTCATTGCCAGAAGGTTACGAAGCACAAGTAAGACCTAGAAGTGGTCTTGCTCTAAAAAACGGAATCACCGTTCTGAATACTCCAGGAACAATAGACGCTGATTATCGTGGAGAAATTGGAGTAATTTTAGTAAATTTATCGGCCGAAGAATTTACCATAAATGATGGCGACAGAATTGCTCAGATGGTTATTGCCAAACATGAAACCGCAACTTGGGAAGAGGTAGACACCTTAGAAGAAACAGAACGCGGAGAAGGAGGTTTTGGCAGTTCAGGAGTGGCTAAAAAATAA
- a CDS encoding sugar phosphate nucleotidyltransferase — protein sequence MKIIVPMAGRGSRLRPHTLTVPKPLIPIAGKPIVQRLVEDIAKVAGEKIDEIAFIIGDFGPEVEQSLIEIAEKLGAKGSVYTQDEPLGTAHAIKCAEQSMQGDVVVAFADTLFRADFKLDTNSDGVIWVKKVADPSAFGVVKLDDYGFITDFVEKPQTFVSDLAIIGIYYFKSAEKLMEEINYIMSNDIKVGGEYQLTTALENLRQKGAKFSLGKVDDWMDCGNKNATVETNGKILQYEKEEFANSPASAEIENSLIIPPCFIGENVKIKNSKIGPYVSLGNGTCVENSNIENSLIQEKTVINHGNLSNSMIGSNAQYFGVSREISLGDYSVLDFLSKVND from the coding sequence ATGAAAATTATAGTTCCAATGGCAGGACGTGGCTCTAGATTAAGACCACACACCCTTACAGTTCCTAAACCATTAATTCCTATTGCAGGAAAACCAATTGTACAAAGATTAGTAGAAGATATAGCAAAAGTAGCTGGCGAAAAAATAGATGAAATAGCATTTATCATAGGAGATTTCGGGCCAGAAGTTGAACAATCTTTAATAGAAATTGCAGAAAAACTAGGAGCAAAAGGAAGCGTTTATACGCAAGACGAACCTCTAGGAACAGCTCACGCTATAAAATGTGCAGAACAATCAATGCAAGGAGACGTGGTAGTAGCATTTGCTGATACCCTTTTCCGTGCTGATTTTAAATTAGACACCAATTCTGATGGAGTGATTTGGGTAAAAAAAGTAGCCGATCCTTCTGCTTTTGGTGTTGTGAAATTAGACGATTATGGTTTCATCACTGATTTTGTAGAAAAACCACAAACTTTCGTTTCAGATTTAGCCATTATTGGAATTTATTATTTCAAATCTGCAGAAAAACTGATGGAAGAAATTAATTATATCATGAGTAATGATATAAAAGTAGGTGGTGAATATCAATTGACTACCGCTCTAGAAAATCTTCGTCAAAAAGGAGCTAAATTCTCTCTAGGAAAAGTAGATGATTGGATGGATTGCGGCAATAAAAATGCAACCGTAGAAACCAATGGTAAAATCCTTCAATACGAAAAAGAAGAATTTGCAAATTCCCCAGCATCAGCAGAAATAGAAAACAGTCTTATTATTCCTCCATGTTTTATCGGGGAAAATGTAAAAATTAAAAATTCTAAAATCGGGCCTTATGTTTCTTTAGGAAACGGAACTTGCGTAGAGAATTCTAATATCGAAAATTCTTTGATACAAGAAAAAACAGTGATTAATCATGGTAATTTAAGCAACTCTATGATTGGTAGTAACGCACAGTATTTTGGCGTTTCTAGAGAAATTTCCTTAGGAGATTATTCGGTGCTAGATTTCTTATCAAAAGTAAATGATTAA
- a CDS encoding dihydroorotase, translating to MKTLIKNAQIVNEGKIFKSDVLIENDLIAKISSTISEENVDKIIDAENSFLIPGVIDDQVHFREPGLTHKGDIESESKAAIAGGVTSFIEQPNTVPNAVTQELLEEKYKIASEKSYANYSFSMGGTNDNLEEVLKTNPKNVAAVKLFLGSSTGNMLVDNPEILEEIFSQVKMPICVHCEDEATIRRNTEIYKEQYGEDIPVKFHHLIRSEEACYISSSKAIELAKKTGARLHIYHLSTAKEMELFRNDIPLKDKKITAEVCVHHLHFTNEDYETKGSLIKWNPAVKTEKDKNGLWEALLDDRIDIIATDHAPHTLEEKDNKYLKCPSGAPLVQYSLPVMFEYFKKGKITLEKVVEKMCHNPAILFEIEKRGYVREGYKADLVLINPQGKSTVSKEKILSKCGWSPLENETFHSEITHTFVNGFLAFENGKVSPEKHGERLLFER from the coding sequence ATGAAAACTTTAATTAAAAATGCACAAATCGTAAATGAAGGGAAGATTTTTAAATCTGATGTATTGATTGAAAATGATTTGATTGCAAAAATTTCATCAACTATTTCCGAAGAAAATGTAGATAAAATTATTGACGCCGAAAATTCTTTTCTTATTCCAGGGGTGATAGACGACCAAGTGCATTTTCGTGAGCCTGGTTTAACGCATAAAGGCGATATAGAAAGCGAATCAAAAGCAGCAATTGCAGGTGGAGTAACTAGTTTTATAGAACAACCGAACACCGTTCCCAATGCGGTAACGCAAGAGCTTTTAGAAGAAAAATACAAAATTGCTTCGGAGAAATCTTACGCCAATTATTCTTTTTCGATGGGCGGAACCAATGATAATTTAGAAGAAGTTCTGAAAACCAATCCGAAAAATGTAGCAGCCGTTAAACTATTTTTAGGCTCTTCTACAGGGAATATGTTGGTAGATAATCCCGAAATTTTGGAAGAAATCTTCTCTCAAGTAAAAATGCCGATTTGTGTGCATTGTGAAGATGAAGCTACCATCAGAAGAAATACAGAGATCTATAAAGAACAATACGGAGAAGATATTCCTGTGAAATTTCATCATCTCATCAGAAGCGAAGAAGCTTGTTATATATCAAGTTCAAAGGCAATTGAATTGGCAAAAAAAACTGGAGCGAGATTGCATATTTATCATCTTTCTACCGCAAAAGAAATGGAGCTTTTCCGAAATGATATTCCGTTAAAAGACAAAAAAATCACCGCGGAAGTTTGTGTGCATCATCTTCATTTTACCAATGAAGATTATGAAACCAAAGGTTCTTTAATCAAGTGGAACCCTGCCGTGAAAACAGAAAAAGATAAAAACGGACTTTGGGAAGCGCTTTTAGATGATAGAATTGATATTATTGCAACCGATCATGCTCCGCATACTTTGGAAGAGAAAGATAATAAATATTTGAAATGTCCTTCTGGAGCACCTTTGGTTCAATATTCTTTGCCGGTGATGTTTGAATATTTCAAAAAAGGAAAAATTACTTTAGAAAAAGTGGTTGAAAAAATGTGTCATAATCCTGCTATTTTATTCGAAATTGAAAAAAGAGGTTATGTAAGAGAAGGTTACAAAGCAGATTTGGTACTCATTAATCCTCAAGGAAAATCTACAGTTTCAAAAGAAAAAATTCTTTCAAAATGTGGTTGGAGTCCGCTAGAAAACGAGACTTTTCATTCAGAAATTACACATACATTCGTCAATGGTTTTCTTGCTTTCGAAAATGGTAAAGTTTCTCCTGAAAAACACGGAGAAAGGTTGTTGTTTGAACGATAA